One region of Dysidea avara chromosome 1, odDysAvar1.4, whole genome shotgun sequence genomic DNA includes:
- the LOC136242020 gene encoding uncharacterized protein, which produces MMDIFKEQQQILLTLLESQKEAQQTRESTDSINKKMPKPTLQKLTPNDRIEHFIATFERIATQQGWPKEVWATQLAGLLTGKAMAAYAALSTEDALDYDRVKEAVLQRYDINEESYRLRFRQDYKKGDESYHEWADRLRDHFTRWTKNQSISLEELIMLEQFLQGMPDGLRVWLRERKPESLRQAAVLADSYVLARKPEPQFKQDKSHSIERFHHDSHGQSNEFTKEKIDDSQAHQRSITNSKGDKKCYHCGKFVHLTYSCPVRGEPKGNFFGKSHPEVPLNEGIKKFLRHGKLNGKSVQMWIDTGCTHTMVASEYFDPDNIDYCRTEQILCVHGDKCSYPTAKVQLKLGRWRRCGNVVVVPNLPVAVLLGTDIYQPRNSYRLGTTHTQKNVWAIRPEATSSMGYTKVDQFPTQSRLNISGNDVSELRREDNQVGQPMSLNVTTKELKKWQKQDPTLVNIRKIAERPARSGKEEYVSSAAAAMVTVQPMDENQEPVEENDRDGKHDELSQGIVVGNNSVNLSSNPSLLS; this is translated from the exons ATGATGGACATATTTAAGGAGCAGCAGCAGATTCTGCTTACACTGCTAGAAAGCCAAAAGGAGGCACAGCAAACGAGAGAATCTACAGACTCCATCAACAAGAAGATGCCAAAGCCAACTCTGCAAAAGCTGACACCCAATGACAGAATTGAGCACTTCATAGCCACATTTGAGAGGATTGCCACTCAACAAGGATGGCCAAAGGAAGTGTGGGCTACTCAGTTAGCAGGACTCCTAACTGGAAAAGCCATGGCAGCCTATGCAGCACTCTCCACAGAGGATGCTTTGGACTATGACAGAGTCAAGGAGGCTGTCCTCCAGAGGTATGACATAAATGAAGAGTCATATCGCCTGAGATTTAGGCAGGATTACAAGAAGGGTGATGAATCCTACCATGAGTGGGCAGACCGTCTACGGGACCATTTCACCCGGTGGACAAAAAACCAGTCTATTTCTTTAGAGGAACTGATAATGTTGGAGCAGTTCCTTCAAGGAATGCCTGATGGGTTGCGAGTGTGGCTCAGGGAAAGAAAACCTGAATCTTTGAGGCAAGCTGCAGTACTGGCTGACAGTTATGTGTTGGCAAGAAAGCCGGAGCCACAGTTTAAGCAGGACAAGTCTCATTCAATAGAGAGGTTTCACCATGATAGTCATGGGCAAAGCAATGAATTCACTAAAGAGAAAATTGATGACAGTCAAGCACATCAAAGAAGCATAACAAACTCTAAGGGTGACAAGAAGTGTTACCACTGTGGGAAATTTGTTCATCTCACGTACAGTTGTCCAGTTCGAGGTGAACCAAAAGGCAATTTTTTTGGCAAGAGTCACCCTGAAGTGCCCTTGAATGAGGGAATTAAAAAGTTCCTACGTCATGGAAAACTGAATGGAAAATCAGTACAAATGTGGATTGACACTGGATGCACGCACACAATGGTAGCTTCTGAATATTTTGATCCTGACAACATTGACTATTGTAGAACTGAACAGATATTGTGTGTTCATGGTGATAAGTGTAGCTACCCTACTGCAAAAGTACAGCTTAAACTGGGTAGATGGAGGAGATGTGGAAATGTGGTTGTGGTTCCTAATCTGCCAGTGGCTGTGTTACTGGGTACAGATATATACCAACCCAGAAATTCTTACCGATTAGGTACAACTCATACCCAGAAAAATGTGTGGGCTATAAGGCCTGAAGCCACTAGTAGTATGGGATATACTAAAGTGGACCAATTCCCTACTCAGAGTAGGTTAAATATTTCTGGTAATGATGTTTCTGAGCTAAGGAGGGAGGATAATCAGGTTGGGCAGCCAATGTCACTGAATGTTACCACGAAAGAGTTAAAGAAGTGGCAAAAGCAGGACCCCACTTTGGTTAACATTAGGAAGATAGCAGAAAGGCCAGCTAGAAGTGGAAAAGAAGAGTATGTTTCCA GTGCAGCAGCTGCAATGGTGACTGTGCAACCAATGGATGAGAATCAGGAGCCTGTAGAAGAAAATGATAGAGATGGCAAGCATGATGAATTATCCCAAGGAATAGTAGTTGGAAACAACAGTGTTAATTTGTCCAGCAACCCGTCACTGTTGTCATAA